In Oscarella lobularis chromosome 5, ooOscLobu1.1, whole genome shotgun sequence, the genomic window GATTTAattctcgacggcgacgatctaagtttcgaaagcgaagaagtcgacggcgagcgtcTTAGCGTGATAGTCGTTTATCCCCAACGCGCCTCCGTCATCTCAGTGAGCGAAATTCTTCAGAAACTCTTCCCCGACGTCCAACGCTCCCAGCTCTACAATCGCCTGTCGCGCAGCAACATCAAGCAAAAGGCGCTGAGCGCTCGCTTGGTCTCCCAACTCCGAGACGCCGGCGCCATTCCTGCGTCGACGCATCGCCCGAGTGTCGTcagtcgcgacgacgctctcaAAATCATTGCCAATCTGAAAAAATCCCCAATCGTTCCGCGACCGAGACGACCCAAGGACGAAACGGATTGGAGTGGAAGAGCGGAGACGCGCGACGGAGAGGCGAtaggcgacgccgacgcgaatcacgccgacgacgtcgaagacgacgacgaggaagcgatcggggacgacgacgacgacgatttctttcttcccGGCACCGCACCgccgaaagagaaacggagGGGAGGAAAGAGCCGGATGATGACTGAGAAGGTTAGCGgcgtcttgacgacgacgacgacgtcatccaaATGTGGACGCGGTCGCAAGCAGTGTCCTCATTGTCAGAGAAAAGTGGCTACGTGTCGTACGAAGTGTCCGGATTGTTCCTATCAGTTTGTCGTCACTCCGCCTAAGGTGAATGACGGAGACGGTGGCGGAGCCCTTTCGTCTGCTTCTCCGGCGGTGACaaagtcgccgccgccgccgccgccgccgccgccgccgtcatcgtcgaggCAAGAAACGGCAAAGAGACAGGGAAACGGGAAGAGGAGGCGGAATAGAAAGAAAGGTATGAGTACTAGGGACCCCTTTGATTGTCTCATCAGACGTTCTTTCGCGTAGACACCGCTGAAGGCCCGTCGAGCAAAACGAGTCGTTCTAACGGCGGTGgaagcgaaagcgagagTGAAATGAATCAGCGCAGCAATGGTGCGGCTCCCGAGGCAAAGAAATCCGCTGCGGCTATGAACGACTTGGAGTCTCGCACTGTTAGCGGCGGTCCCGTTGGCAAGGGCTACAAACGATGCCCCAAATGCGGAAAAGTGCAAAATGCTAGCTGCGTGAAGTGTGCTAAATgcagtttcgttttcgttcacAAATCGCGTATGTCTGACACTATACAAGGCAAACGTTCTGGTTCATCTTTTATTGTGATTTAGCAAATGGCTCGAAAGTCACTAGCAGACACCGATACACGGGAAGGCCTGTGATGGGCTACAAGTCCAGATCAACGTCAGCAGCCAAGCTCAGTAGCTCTCCCAAGAATCAGGGTAAGCAATAAAATATTTCTCTGCCAATATATCAGCAAACGTCTTTcatctcctcttcctctcaAGATAAATCATCTAATGGTGGGGGTGGCAGTGGCGTAATTAAGAATCGGATCGTACGCGAACAGAGTGGAAATTTGGTAGACGTAGCAGGTCTGTATTATCGAAGTCGCGAAGCCAAGAGACGAGCAACGGTTGAACCATACATTCAACAACGTTCAGACCAAGGTAGAAGAGATTGGGATAGTGGATAaggttttattttcttactGCAGGAGAAAGCCCCGTTCTAAAACAGGGCTACTCGTCAGTGGGAGAGCAGTGCATGGCCGACATGATAGAATGCCTGTCTAATGACGGAATTATCAGTGCTCTTCGATCCGTGTATGATAAACAGATGGAAGACTTTCAAGCCATCGAAAAGGCCTATAAGAGTATGCAAGCCAGCAAGCAAGCATcagttttgaaaaaatgGGGGTTTTCTTCTAGACACGGTTACTTCGTACGACGAGGCTGTGTCATTGCAAGAGGAATCTGAACGAGAAATTCTGACAGCTAGTCAGGCAGCAGGTGAATTGACCGTACAACTGGCAGCTAGTCAACAGGAATTGCGTCAGTTAGAGGAGGATCTGAATGTGGCACTTGAGACaaaagagaaggcaaagagGGATTTCGAAAAGCGATGCTTAGAGCAAGAGCTTCTACGAATAAAACTGAAGGAGGTACTTGGAGATGACTATACGCCAACTATATATTAGAATAGCAAGTAAATGCAGAGTTTTTTCGTGGTTGATCGAGTTAATTTTGTGTTAGAAATTGATAATTAATGACATCCGGGAGGCGTGCCGACAGGGTCCCGTGTGATGTTGGACAAGATCGCCGAGGAGCTGTTCTCCGAAGTcagaaaggagaaggagtCGAACGAGAACGGTACGTAGTAATCCGATCAAAGGCTAAGACGTTTACGACTACAATAGGCCTAAGCGACAGCTTGCTTTCTGCGTAAGGAATAAACAAGCGTTTTCGTCAACGCTCGAggcattttttctattgagaAGTTTGAACTGCATATTCGGACAGTCCCTCGTATACGCCTTGGACCTCGTAGACAAGAAATCCGTGACCAAATATACGTGTCCCAGTGGCAGATCGACATTCAAAGTACATACAGTAGATACCATTCATTAGAAGGTATTTAGAATTCAGCCTCCAGGTAGTCGGAAGTAGCGGAGACGTCTATACTTGTCTCTTGAACAGCAACTACTGTACCTGCCCATCATATGTCTATACAGGCAAGCAGCTGAAGTACCTCCTCCTTCTCATGTGATGATAACTTCCCCTAATGTAGTTCTAGTGAAGAGAGACGTTCTAATGGTATGTTGGAGCGACaaagatttatttattaatggAATTTGCTTTTAGTGTAAACATGTATTGGCAATGCACTTGAGCGTAGCTTTGGATGCCTGCACGGCTCGTGAGATATCTGACAGCGATATGGAATCTCTTCTTACTGAAAGTCTAGCGTGAAGTTAAGCTATAAACGCATCAAGGTtcatctttgatttcttcggACTCCGCCTTTAATTTAACTGCTGCATTTCGTGCTACTTGAAACGCCGCAACCAGTGAGCTCAgctgaattttctcgtctgtATTCGCTGCAAGGCGATGCTCCACTTCAGCCATTTTGTCCAAGAGGTAGATAATGACCGATTGAGGTAAgtcaactgaaaaaaaaaacattcctagtttaattaaaaaagggGATTGAAGTTGTACTTTTGATCACAAACGCATGAACTTCTGTCAGGATGTCATTCAATGCCAAGCCCTTCATCGTTTTCAGTTCAACTATTCGCCTATAAGCCATTGAGAAATTCTCATTCAGGAGCCACGTGATTATATTGACAATATCGCCCGACAGAGGATGCCCCGCGCAAAGATGTACGTTGTCTTCGTTCACTATCTCGTAAGCCATAGAAGTACtctagaaacgcgaaaagGCAAATGAAACGAGCGAATATCAGTAAATTCTAAGAAAACCTGAAGAACGTTGATAGATCGTCTCATATCTCCCTTGGCTAATGTAAGAAGAGCTTTCACGCCATCGTCAGTGACTGTGACTCTACGTATAGGAAGAAGTCaaaccaaaaaaaaaagtcgtAAACAGGGGAAAAAGAACTTctacttttcttctctaataATGTGCTCTAGTCTGGGCTTCATCTGCTCCACGGTCAGCGGTCCAAATCGAAATCGCGTACAACGAGACTGCAGCGCGGGTATGATTTTTGACAGGTAATTGCATATGAAGCAGAAGCGAGTGTTTTCCGTGTATTTCTCGACAACTAAGCAAAAGAGACATTTCCCCCAAAATGgtgaaattttcttctttgaagACTTTTCTACTTCGTCTAAGCGCATTCTGCGCGTCGCGCGTCATCGCatccgcttcgtcgagaatcACCAATTTGAATCCGGACCGAAATATTGTCTTCGTGCTGGCAAAACTCAATATGGGACCGCGAACAATTCCAATGCCTCGGTCATCTGACGCATTCAACTAAAGGGAATAGTCATAATCTCGCAGGGGAGAAGTGCCTGTCACCTCCAGAACCATCGAACCGAATTGCTTGTCCGAATAGAGTTTTCTTGCACATGCAAgtatcgtcgacgtctttcccgtGCCGGGAGGACCGTAGAATAGGAGATGCGGCAATTTGTCGCCTTCGATGAACCTTTCGACTGCACGCAATAATTTTCAAGCGTATCGACGTGTTATTGCATCGTTTACTCGTTCCCAGAATTTCCTGATGCGAGATAAGATCTCCAAGACTGCGCGGTCGATACTTTTCAACCCACGGAAGGTTCACTGGAGCCGTCCGAGCTGCCATGCTACTCTAGTAACCGGGGTAAAAGTCACGTGCGTTAGCACGTAAACATGTTCGTTGGCTATTTGGGAGTTGTTTTGGCGCTGCTGCTGGCCTCTGTTTGCAGCAAAACTGTGAGCTAGGGAAGGGTGCCTACGGAGAACTGCTCTGTACTTTGGGGTTCCCCATGGTGTACAGTAGAGGGGAGATGCTATCGTTGACCGTTCATTCTCTCCGATTGATGCGTTTTTACAGAATGTGTTGAAGAAAGTCGAGGAAAAATTTTGCGGGGATGCAAAGACCAAGCATTGTCCTCGTGACCTAAAGATATTGAGATACAGCCAGAAGGTAACTCGTATTGCAAAAACGTTGACCGTTTGTCTGATAAATTGCTGCTGTAGTACAAAGATTTGATATGTTGTCTTACAAACCGGCTAACGTCAAACAGAAAAGATTACGGCTCCTGGTAGTCTGATGACGCTGGAGTGTGCTGATGAATGATATTCTTCTATAGGGCTTATCTTGCCGAATCTATTGAGATTCTTGAGCCGAGCTCATCATTAGGCAGCTCATGTTACTCAGAAGCAAAGTCTCTTGCTGGTATGCGCCAGTCCTACTATTAGACCATACTTGCTGAATACTATTTAGGAATTGTTAGTCCTGTTATAAAAGAATGGGATTTTATCGGTATTAACGCGCGTAAATATGTTGGCAcaaattgaaatttctttGTAATTGGAAATAGGGCCATTTTGCATCGGAAAATTAGAAGTTGATGGTGACCCGTTGGCTACCTACGGAGGAATACACGCAGCACATAGGCGCTTCATTCTGGAGAAACCAAAATACCTCTCGGAACTTTCACCAGATGGTATTGTGAAGTGGAAAAGAATTTCGGCGGTACAGTTTTGCACTGTAACGACGATTGTGCCTTCATATCATTGTTAGGATGAAAACGGCGCTGTTATCATATCTCCGAAGATTGATTGGAATGACTTGGTGACCGCATTGGGCTCTCTTGGTATTATGGAGTGGCAAGTAAGTGCCCATACTTTAATTTGACTAtgaattcttttttctctaaagGGTTGGATAGTAGGAGAATTCTCGGTGCATAGAACCGGACAGATTTTAATTCAATGTCCCGGTACGTATACCGCTAGCGGACTTACGTGCACTTCAGATGgcattctaaaaaaattgcaggCTTTCATACAGTCTACGTGGACGGTCAGATACTGGCGTCAGACATATACAGACGACCCCAATTTTGGTACTATGCGAGCAAACTAAGACACTTATAACAGAAGCCTAATAGGTTTTCAGTGGAACTTAGCTCTGGCATTCACAACTTGACAGTTCACGTTAGAGCTAAAGTCCAAATGGTTGGTTGGTCAATCGATTTGACCGTGGTCGTTTTTCTACGGCGCTCATACGTATCGTACATATAGTCTATGCGTTGTCAGTTTAAATCTGGCAGCTCCTTGCGCTACGAATTGCTCACGCCGAGCTTTGTTCCTGATCTGGTGCAAGGCCGGTTAGCCGGTCGTCACATACCGTTGCCTATCGTAAACCACATGAGCGGCAAATGGATAAAAGACATACGGTGAATTAATTATGGGCAGCGTTTTATGTATCGCATGACTTACGATTGTGTAGTGCTCGGTTTTTGGGACAGTCGCATGGACTTTCCGCTAAAATCGACGGTACTCTTCGTGTGGCTCCCGGTCAGGTAAAAAACAGATAGTGTAGTTTTGCATGCAGTAGCTGAGTCTAGTTCTACATTAGATTTCAACCATTCCAATATTATTATCAGACACCAATGAAGGTTCAGCTAAACGAAGATGCAGTCAGGGTCTTGAGTGAGGAGAGGCTAGCACGTCTGTCGCGTTCTATTCTATTGAGTTCTACGTTTTAGCTATGAAATTGAGATTTCTGCTTCTGGTCTCACTTCAAAGTCGATTGGAATTCAATTGCGATGTCGTGAGAAACACGAATCGTTTATTTTTACATTTTCAGATCACGATGGCTCAGTAAtccaaagaaaagaacgacgttTTTAGCACAGCGGTTAAGAAGAGATTGTATCTTACAGATTCAACACGCTGCTGCTATATCTCCAAGAAGCAAACAGTGTCCTTCAAGTGGTTGTCCAGTAAGACATGTTACAGGGGGTCTTTGCGTACAAAAACGATTCGTAGGTTCTTATAAGTCTACATGGAACAGGTTTGTACGCTCTCCTCtgcagcaatttctttcattCTCGAATAGGAGTCCCCGCACAGAATCAAGCTGACAGCTACAAGCAGATGAAGAACAAGAAGTGGCTATTTGGTTACGACTCTGCATGGGTATTGGCTCCTACCCGGTTAGTCCAAAGCAATAATAGCATACAAGACGCGTGACTGGCTTTGTAGCCACGGAGCTCATAACTGGGAAGGTCCAGGCATGCTGACAGCCTTAGAGAGCCTTGAAGCGCTGAGACGCGTAAAAAGCAAAAAGGGGTAGTGAAGCAGCTAGTGCCGAACGCTTTTCTCATAGATGTCCAAAGTGACTAGTTGGCTTCCATTAGCAGACATTAGTCGCGTAGTGTTTGCCGGACATTCGATGGGAGGCCATGGTGCATGGTATTGCCTGAAACAGCAGCAAAGTGCACGCAGTGAAATCTTAATTAACGTAGGCAATTGGCTACGCATTTTCCGGATCAGGCTTTGGGCCTTATCGTTGGGGCTGGCTGGATAAGTAAGGAAGAGTACGGAGACTCTAACCTGTTTTTTGAGTGAGCTAGAGATCCACGTACGTAGAAATCTTTGTAAAAATTTTCTTATTAGACATGATGTAGCCGCTAGCTTCACTGATCCGAGTGTCAAAGGAATTTTAGAGGTCAGATAGTGAAGCACTTCGGTCTGATCACCGTATCTGTTTCTTAGGCCAGCGTTGCGGAAAATAGAGCCGACTTTCACGTGAAAAATCTCGAAGTAAACAGTAGTTGTTGCTCGCGATTAGCGCTTAGACTAGCTGTCTATTAGAACGTACCAGTCTTAGCCAGAATTGGTGCTGCAGACAGAACAGTTCATCCGTTCTTTATGAGGTTGTTCGATGGCTTTTGACAACACGCTGATAAAcctgctctttttttttcttggctACCGTAGAAGAATGTACAGGCTTCTCAATGAATCGGGGGCGAATATAACCTACGCAGAATTGCCTGGCAAAGAGCACTGGTGGTGGGATACGCTGTACGTTACATAATTTCGCTATTATCGAGACCTCTGCAGCTCACTGTCGTATAGAGCTGAAAACGACGGGGGCGTTAATAACGACAGGGCTGTGAGAGACTTCGTTGCGCGCGTACTACagcggaacgacgacgaatcatCAAAGGCGAGTCATTGTCATTCTAAAGACTGTGGTAATGAcagcgacgagtcgtcggCGGATATGTGGGGTCGTAAGCTTCGTTCTTATACACTGGTTGTTGTCAATCCTGCGTCGTATGGAAGCCTAAGGGGATTGAAGGTCTTGGCGCAAGACGTTCCGATGAGAATGTCGAGAGTGGAGATGGGAATTGGAGTTGGTGAGGCTATCATTTCCACGTGGAACGTGAGGATGCTTAGCGTGGAAGGCACGAGCTGGGTTGCTTTGAAAATAGACGTACGATCAATTCTAGCAATGCTATCTGGTTTTAACGTTTGTACAGATTGACGGATTCGTATTTGAACCAAGTCAAGATCTTTGCTATGTCAAAACTGATAAAGGTAGGACTAGTGACTGATTTCTATTCTGTAATTATGGCGGGGTGCAGGCGAATGGACGAAATGTCAGAATGAATTGCTGCCATTAATTGCGACTCGGTATGGCCCAGCGAGGCGAGTGGCCGAGGCTCCTTTCATGATAGTACTGGGTAATGCTAAGGAAACGAAATTCTCACGCTAATCTTCATCGACCGCAGGAAATTCGAAGTCTTCCACCCTTCTTAACTACGCCGTATACATAGCCAATTTATTTCATCTCACGTCCGACACTCGGACTCAGATCGTGAAGCATACAGAAGTTGACAACAGTACCCTAGGTCTGTAGATAATAGCGCTGTTTGAAAGGCTACCGCATTGTCGTCTACGCAGAGAATTTCAACTTGATTCTTCTGGGGCAGCCGGAGGAAAATCCCCTTCTGGCGAGGCTTTTAGGGGAGCTGCCAATAAAGTACGGCGAAGGAGGTATCTACGACCGCGTACGTCACACGAATATTCCTCAAAGGTAAATTCGTCTCCAGTTTTCGAATTTGGTCATTGCAAGTTCGGACGCAATTCCGATTCCGTGGGATTATCTGCACTGGCTATTCACGCGTCGCGCAGAATGGCCTTGATTCTGACAGGAAATACTCCCCAGGCAATAAACGACGTGGTTTACCTGGCCACCCCAACGATACCTCCAATGACCCGTTCACCCGTTAGTCTTACACTTTCTCGCACATTAGTGAACACATGGGAGTTCTCTTTGATTATAGTTTTCGAATCTCGTTCCCGACTTCTTATTCATTGGGCCCGATTTTCAGTCGACTGGCTCTGGGTCCTACCTTTGTGCTGGCTACTGGGATCACGTTTGGACAAGTCGTGGTTACCAGGTGGCATTGAATCGGCAAAGCATGTCGTGTCCTTGTTAGCTCGTTTAACCAAATAGTTACCCTGTTCTAATCTACAGCACGAGTTAGTCTAGTGTACTATCCGTTTTCGTGAAGGCCGGCTAAGTCTGGGCCGAGTCCGTGAGCTTGCTGCATGTGCTGTGCATACCTAATCAGAGAGAAGAGCACATATCGTCAAGTGCTGGCGACTGCGAGGTCTACGCACTTGTTCATCCAATCGTGAGCGACATCTCTTTTGCAAGCAGAAGTTGTAGCCAATTTATAGAGTACCTACAAAAACGGTTCTATAATGAAATGATTGGTTTCTTATTTAAAAGGCAACTGACGCCGAAGACAAGCAAATGCAGAAAAACCGTGTAGAAGAATATGAACAGGCGGGCAAATTTGCTGGACAGAATGAAACGCCCCTATAAAAGACAAAAAGCGAAAAGTAAAGGCGACGAATTGCGCCGCTTCGCGGTAAGACCATGTTAAGCGTTGCTTTTTCCGGTCCACTCAGGTCTACtattcgtctttctcgttcCTGCAGCAGATCAATCTTGAGGTCAGTCGATATGTACCACACTACTTAGAATACCAACGCACTCGTCTGCTAAAGACCGAAAAGGGATCCATTCTTGCTTCGTACTCTCCCGAGTACTTGctgatcgtttcgtcgtggCGAGTGCCACCGGTCTATAAACACCGCGTCTGCTActtgaaaaatcaataggaaACAGCGTATATGTATACTGATGATTGGTAGCCTTGAAGAAATTTGATCTTTTCGTAGAGCTTAACGTTGTCCGAGCGAAGCGAATCGACTTCTGTTTTCAAACTTGCAACGAGCTGCTCTTTGTGCTTGTTCGTCTGTGACGCGCGGCCGCGTGAAAGCGAGCGGAAAACAAGAGACATCGGCGAAACTCACCGCTTCGAGCTCCAAATTCCTCATTCGGAATCGTTCCCTTTGGCTTGAAATGATAGGAAGCAACGACGCCTCTGTCGTCGTAGCCGACGAATCAACTGCGAGATTGAAATATTCTACGTCAAGACATACATCATCCAATCGATTGTGTCTTCTCTCGCCTTCGCTGACTGCATCTTGAGCTGCCTTCGCCAGCACTGTGACGCCAGTGTCTCGGCAATCTTCTCCCTATCGGGATCGACGCTGTAGATATGCCGGCCACATGCAAGCTGTTCCTACCTCTCCTTCGGTGCGTGCGGGAAGAAAATTGCGAACGTTTGCCAAATCCGACTCCAGCTGCTGAATCAGTGTCGTCTGTTTATCTCTGTCTTCTTTTGATTCGGACAGCTCGGATTGGAGAGCAGCAGCTTGGGCTTGGCATAAGCTCTGAGAAGCAATCAAGGTGAGAAAATAGCAAATAGCTTACTTTGTAGCTCTGTTTGGGAGAGTCGAAGTTTTGTGTTCTCAGACTGAAGTTCTGGAGCGGAAATTGATTTTAGAAAGTGGAAAAATTGAACGAGCGTACTTCTATTCTTTGCTATCAGCAACGCTTCAAGAGTCTTGGCTTTTCCCTACAACAATTGCGTGATCGATGTTGCCACTTGCCAGTACAAAGCTCctacttctttttcttcttcttcagatgaCGAGAACTCCATAGACTTCAATATGCTGatgaacaaaaaaaacgtgaGCACTTTCCGACAGTATTGTCGGTAAAGCAACCTTAATTctcttttcatttcttcgtaGTCTTGCTGCTCAACAAGCTTTCCTTCCTAGTCAAAAAAAGAGTCGCAAAGCCTCTAAAACAGTCCGATTTTCAACACACCAGGCTCTCTATGACGGCAGCCTGGGCGCCGAGTCTTTCTTCCAACACAACAACCTAAGAAACGTCAGTATTTCGGCACAaggtaaaaagaaacgacttaCTTTATTAGCCTCGCCGTCTTTTAATTTCGTCATAGCTCCTTGCAAACGCTGGACATCAGAGACAAGTTGGGCTATCTGCAGAAACGATTGCGACAAAAGTAAGTTCAACTCTCTAACGGCTCACCTCGCGTTCTTTGGCGGCAAGCTCAAGCTCCATGGTCGTTTGCGACATGCTGGCCATGCTCGTTTGCATGCTCGAACTCATCAACGCTTCCTCGCGTTGCGCCTGCTGATCCATTTTGACGCTCTCCTGAAGCAACTCGAGTTCTTTTTCGGCAACCAGCGCCCTATGATTCGACCGCTCGAGATCGGTTATGACAATAGAGACCTCGGACGTCCTGGACAACGCAAGAGACTAAGTAAGTATACGAGCTATGTATGGTTCACCGCTCACTTTGCAGCTAGATCTTCGTCGTATTTCGATTTGAGGTCGAGCACTTCCGACTGGGCGGCGTTGAGAGCTGAATGGGAAAAGAAGCCGGTGTCGATCCATCGCGTTTCTTCCGAGTTGGCTTACCCGTTTGCAAGGCAACGATCCTCTGCTCTGCCTCGCCCAACTTTGTGGCAACGGCGACTTGCGTCTCCTGCAAAGCCCTGTAAGTGCAAAATTGACAAGAAACGATGATTGGATAAAACTCTTTCCGCGCCTTTCAGCAGCCGTGTGTTCAAGTTGAAGCtctttcactttttcttGCACCAGAGCCTTTCCGGGAATTCTTTCATCAAGTATGACAATCTACCTGTTTTGGTCGCATTACCGCCATATCTTCTTCTCGCCTGTCCTCCATCTCTctaatcttttcttttagacaACCAATAGTAACCTCTACACAAGGGCTACGATGGACGTGTGCAAGTGACGTTGTCATATGAGCTTGCCTTGATTCTTCACTTGGGCAAACTCGCTATTGTACTCAGCAAGAGTCTCTTTCAGCTTCTTATTCTCAATCTCAAAAGCCTGCAGCAATCATCTCTCTCTCACAAACACAATAAACGATACTGGGTCAACCTGTAAAGAATCTATCCTCCTTTGTTGGGACGCCACCTGCTCCAATGCAGCAGTGGGATCTGCCATGAACATCAGAAAAACAAGCACAAGCACGCACAGTCCAGACTTCACCTGGAGCATCAGCAACTTTTCTGTATATATTCAAAAATGCTGTCTCGGCCGCTTTACTTCGCCGTGACAACGAGTCA contains:
- the LOC136186844 gene encoding uncharacterized protein, translated to MSCTPRRNYRFTHGMLSSRYPTYKRKNSMASTVPTGGDLILDGDDLSFESEEVDGERLSVIVVYPQRASVISVSEILQKLFPDVQRSQLYNRLSRSNIKQKALSARLVSQLRDAGAIPASTHRPSVVSRDDALKIIANLKKSPIVPRPRRPKDETDWSGRAETRDGEAIGDADANHADDVEDDDEEAIGDDDDDDFFLPGTAPPKEKRRGGKSRMMTEKVSGVLTTTTTSSKCGRGRKQCPHCQRKVATCRTKCPDCSYQFVVTPPKVNDGDGGGALSSASPAVTKSPPPPPPPPPPSSSRQETAKRQGNGKRRRNRKKDTAEGPSSKTSRSNGGGSESESEMNQRSNGAAPEAKKSAAAMNDLESRTVSGGPVGKGYKRCPKCGKVQNASCVKCAKCSFVFVHKSPNGSKVTSRHRYTGRPVMGYKSRSTSAAKLSSSPKNQDKSSNGGGGSGVIKNRIVREQSGNLVDVAGLYYRSREAKRRATVEPYIQQRSDQGESPVLKQGYSSVGEQCMADMIECLSNDGIISALRSVYDKQMEDFQAIEKAYKNTVTSYDEAVSLQEESEREILTASQAAGELTVQLAASQQELRQLEEDLNVALETKEKAKRDFEKRCLEQELLRIKLKEVLGDDYTPTIY
- the LOC136186870 gene encoding zinc finger SWIM domain-containing protein 7-like yields the protein MLDKIAEELFSEVRKEKESNENGLSDSLLSALNCIFGQSLVYALDLVDKKSVTKYTCPSGRSTFKVVGSSGDVYTCLLNSNYCTCPSYVYTVLVKRDVLMCKHVLAMHLSVALDACTAREISDSDMESLLTESLA
- the LOC136186858 gene encoding replication factor C subunit 5-like; the protein is MAARTAPVNLPWVEKYRPRSLGDLISHQEILGTIERFIEGDKLPHLLFYGPPGTGKTSTILACARKLYSDKQFGSMVLELNASDDRGIGIVRGPILSFASTKTIFRSGFKLVILDEADAMTRDAQNALRRIVEKYTENTRFCFICNYLSKIIPALQSRCTRFRFGPLTVEQMKPRLEHIIREEKVTVTDDGVKALLTLAKGDMRRSINVLQSTSMAYEIVNEDNVHLCAGHPLSGDIVNIITWLLNENFSMAYRRIVELKTMKGLALNDILTEVHAFVIKIDLPQSVIIYLLDKMAEVEHRLAANTDEKIQLSSLVAAFQVARNAAVKLKAESEEIKDEP
- the LOC136186837 gene encoding uncharacterized protein; this translates as MFVGYLGVVLALLLASVCSKTNVLKKVEEKFCGDAKTKHCPRDLKILRYSQKYKDLICCLTNRLTSNRKDYGSWAYLAESIEILEPSSSLGSSCYSEAKSLAGIVSPVIKEWDFIGPFCIGKLEVDGDPLATYGGIHAAHRRFILEKPKYLSELSPDGIVKWKRISADENGAVIISPKIDWNDLVTALGSLGIMEWQGWIVGEFSVHRTGQILIQCPGFHTVYVDGQILASDIYRRPQFWFSVELSSGIHNLTVHVRAKVQMSMRCQFKSGSSLRYELLTPSFVPDLVQGRLAGRHIPLPIVNHMSGKWIKDIRARFLGQSHGLSAKIDGTLRVAPGQISTIPILLSDTNEGSAKRRCSQGLDYEIEISASGLTSKSIGIQLRCREKHESFIFTFSDHDGSIQHAAAISPRSKQCPSSGCPVLISLHGTGVPAQNQADSYKQMKNKKWLFGYDSAWVLAPTRHGAHNWEGPGMLTALESLEALRRMSKVTSWLPLADISRVVFAGHSMGGHGAWQLATHFPDQALGLIVGAGWISKEEYGDSNLFFEHDVAASFTDPSVKGILEASVAENRADFHVKNLENVPVLARIGAADRTVHPFFMRRMYRLLNESGANITYAELPGKEHWWWDTLAENDGGVNNDRAVRDFVARVLQRNDDESSKASHCHSKDCGNDSDESSADMWGRKLRSYTLVVVNPASYGSLRGLKVLAQDVPMRMSRVEMGIGVGEAIISTWNVRMLSVEGTSWVALKIDIDGFVFEPSQDLCYVKTDKGEWTKCQNELLPLIATRYGPARRVAEAPFMIVLGNSKSSTLLNYAVYIANLFHLTSDTRTQIVKHTEVDNSTLENFNLILLGQPEENPLLARLLGELPIKYGEGVFEFGHCKFGRNSDSVGLSALAIHASRRMALILTGNTPQAINDVVYLATPTIPPMTRSPFSNLVPDFLFIGPDFQSTGSGSYLCAGYWDHVWTSRGYQVALNRQSMSCPC
- the LOC136186842 gene encoding protein CASP-like — protein: MSVLDYWRVFDLPRLQNDLDVTASEIATRQDESETSRRRLVELSREFKKTVPEDSRKQVAPLLKSFQAEVDSLSRRSKAAETAFLNIYRKVADAPDPTAALEQVASQQRRIDSLQAFEIENKKLKETLAEYNSEFAQVKNQEVTIGCLKEKIREMEDRREEDMAALVQEKVKELQLEHTAAERALQETQVAVATKLGEAEQRIVALQTALNAAQSEVLDLKSKYDEDLAAKTSEVSIVITDLERSNHRALVAEKELELLQESVKMDQQAQREEALMSSSMQTSMASMSQTTMELELAAKEREIAQLVSDVQRLQGAMTKLKDGEANKVVVLEERLGAQAAVIESLEGKLVEQQDYEEMKRELSILKSMEFSSSEEEEKEGKAKTLEALLIAKNRKLQSENTKLRLSQTELQTQAAALQSELSESKEDRDKQTTLIQQLESDLANVRNFLPARTEGEGEDCRDTGVTVLAKAAQDAVSEVDSSATTTEASLLPIISSQRERFRMRNLELEATNKHKEQLVASLKTEVDSLRSDNVKLYEKIKFLQGYQSSTGGTRHDETISKYSGEYEARMDPFSVFSRRERERRIVDLSGPEKATLNMGRFILSSKFARLFIFFYTVFLHLLVFGVLYKLATTSACKRDVAHDWMNKYAQHMQQAHGLGPDLAGLHENG